The following coding sequences are from one uncultured Cohaesibacter sp. window:
- a CDS encoding ABC transporter permease subunit: MSNLTNLTEVTDMITSPEPDDPIRRRRLVLPKNLGRCLLILTPYIWLLVLFLIPFIIVVKISLSDTAIAMPPYAPTFDWIEGWAGLKDMVGGWDFENFTWLMEDDLYWKSYVSSLEIAFVSSLLALLLGYPIAYSMARAPSEWRPTLLMLIILPFWTSFLIRVYAWIGILKKEGLLNMALMHLGIIDDPLTILNTDIAVYIGIVYSYLPFMVLPLYSSLEKMDDSLLEAATDLGCSPFKAFWLITVPLSLPGILAGCFLVFIPAVGEFVIPDLLGGSNTLMIGKTLWVEFFSNRDWPVASAVAVILLILLVVPIVLFQRMQEKQQEKGA, translated from the coding sequence ATGAGCAACCTGACCAACCTCACCGAAGTCACAGACATGATTACCAGCCCGGAACCAGACGATCCGATCCGACGCCGCCGCTTGGTGTTGCCCAAAAATCTGGGGCGGTGTCTGTTGATTCTGACACCCTACATCTGGCTTCTCGTGCTCTTTCTCATCCCCTTTATCATCGTGGTGAAGATCTCCCTGTCTGACACGGCCATCGCCATGCCGCCTTACGCCCCAACCTTTGATTGGATAGAGGGCTGGGCAGGACTCAAGGATATGGTCGGCGGTTGGGATTTCGAGAATTTCACTTGGCTGATGGAGGATGACCTATATTGGAAAAGCTATGTTTCCAGTCTTGAAATAGCATTTGTCTCCAGTCTTCTGGCGCTGCTGCTCGGCTACCCGATTGCCTATTCCATGGCAAGGGCGCCCAGTGAATGGCGGCCAACCTTGCTCATGCTGATTATCCTGCCCTTCTGGACCAGCTTCCTCATTCGCGTCTATGCGTGGATTGGAATCCTCAAGAAAGAGGGCTTGCTCAATATGGCGCTAATGCATTTGGGCATCATCGACGACCCTCTCACGATCCTGAATACCGACATCGCAGTCTATATCGGTATCGTCTATTCTTATCTGCCATTTATGGTGCTGCCGCTTTATTCTTCCCTTGAAAAGATGGACGACTCCTTGCTCGAAGCGGCAACGGACCTCGGCTGCTCGCCATTCAAGGCTTTCTGGTTGATAACGGTGCCTCTGTCGCTGCCCGGCATTCTGGCTGGCTGTTTCCTCGTTTTCATTCCGGCGGTGGGTGAATTCGTCATTCCGGACCTTCTGGGCGGCTCGAACACATTGATGATCGGCAAAACCCTGTGGGTGGAATTCTTCTCCAACCGGGACTGGCCGGTTGCCTCGGCGGTGGCCGTCATACTACTCATTCTGCTGGTCGTGCCTATTGTGTTGTTCCAGCGTATGCAAGAGAAGCAACAGGAAAAGGGAGCGTAA
- a CDS encoding ABC transporter ATP-binding protein: protein MNGSPNSGSGSTFAPWADPYEKPLIRFDAVTKKFDDFVAIDNLNLKIYEREFFALLGPSGCGKTTLMRMLAGFEQPTTGSIMMRQKHLTDIPPHRRPVNMMFQSYALFPHMTVEQNIAFGLKQEKRPKAEIKDRVEEMIALVQLQAFAKRKPHQLSGGQRQRVALARSLAKKPKLLLLDEPLGALDRKLREQTQFELMTIQEKLGLTFVIVTHDQEEAMTVASRIALMEAGKVVQVATPREIYETPNSRYVADFLGDVNIIGGHILGPDDKEEDIVQLAWHEDYAPLRIRLPQPVAFPEKGAERWVAVRPEKVRITKDYPTDTHNILKGKVLDIAYTGNISTYHVQTEDGQIIKSQEANLEHLHRRAITWDDEVYVHWRAGGCVLLER from the coding sequence ATGAATGGTTCCCCCAATTCCGGGTCGGGTAGCACATTTGCGCCTTGGGCTGATCCTTATGAAAAGCCTTTGATACGATTTGATGCCGTTACCAAAAAATTTGATGATTTCGTCGCAATAGACAATTTGAATTTGAAAATTTACGAGCGCGAGTTTTTCGCCCTTTTAGGCCCGTCAGGCTGTGGCAAGACAACGCTGATGCGCATGCTTGCCGGCTTTGAGCAGCCCACGACCGGCTCCATCATGATGCGACAGAAGCATCTCACCGACATTCCGCCCCATCGGCGGCCGGTCAACATGATGTTTCAGTCCTATGCGCTGTTTCCGCATATGACGGTGGAGCAGAATATCGCTTTCGGCCTCAAGCAGGAAAAGCGCCCCAAGGCGGAAATCAAGGACCGCGTGGAAGAGATGATCGCACTGGTGCAGTTGCAGGCCTTTGCCAAGCGCAAACCGCACCAGCTTTCCGGGGGGCAAAGGCAGCGCGTCGCTCTGGCCCGTTCGCTCGCCAAGAAGCCCAAGCTGCTGTTGCTGGACGAACCATTGGGAGCGCTTGACAGAAAGTTGCGTGAGCAGACCCAGTTTGAACTGATGACCATTCAGGAAAAGCTCGGCCTCACCTTTGTTATTGTGACCCATGATCAGGAAGAGGCCATGACTGTGGCCAGCCGTATTGCGCTCATGGAAGCGGGCAAGGTGGTGCAGGTGGCAACACCTCGGGAAATTTACGAGACACCGAACAGCCGTTATGTTGCTGATTTCCTTGGGGACGTGAATATCATTGGAGGTCACATCCTCGGCCCAGACGATAAGGAAGAAGATATCGTCCAGTTGGCCTGGCATGAAGATTATGCGCCTTTGCGCATTCGCCTGCCGCAGCCGGTAGCCTTCCCTGAAAAGGGGGCAGAACGTTGGGTCGCAGTGCGTCCAGAGAAAGTGCGTATCACCAAGGACTATCCCACAGACACCCACAATATCCTCAAGGGCAAGGTGCTCGACATTGCCTATACGGGCAATATTTCCACCTATCATGTTCAGACCGAAGACGGGCAGATCATCAAGTCACAGGAAGCCAATCTGGAACATTTGCACCGACGGGCGATCACTTGGGATGATGAGGTCTATGTGCATTGGCGCGCCGGTGGTTGCGTGTTGCTGGAGCGCTAA
- a CDS encoding polyamine ABC transporter substrate-binding protein, with product MADKADKLFSKSALALAALLAATSAGMAADKELHIFNWSDYIDESIITDFEAETGIKVTYDVFDSNEVLETKLLAGSTGYDIVVPTGTFLQRQIQAGVFQKLDKSKLPNLKNMWDVVSERTAAYDPGNEYSINYLWGTTGVGFNVAAAKERMGDVPLNTWDMIFKPENAAKFADCGIYVLDAPTEVIPLTLMYMGKDPNSHDKDDIAAAEELLLSIRPYVQKFHSSEYINALANGDICLAIGWSGDVFQARDRAAEAGNGVEVNYIIPKEGAQMWFDQMAIPADAKNVEEAHIFLDYIMRPEVIAKASNYVVYANGNFASQKLLDEEVINDPAVYPDEETTAKLFVHLPYPPKIQRIVTRAWTKVKSGQ from the coding sequence ATGGCAGATAAAGCAGATAAGCTTTTCTCCAAATCCGCGCTTGCTCTGGCGGCTTTGCTGGCTGCGACAAGTGCCGGAATGGCGGCCGATAAAGAGCTCCACATCTTCAATTGGTCGGACTATATAGACGAATCCATTATCACCGACTTCGAAGCGGAAACAGGAATCAAGGTCACCTACGACGTGTTCGATTCCAACGAAGTGCTCGAAACAAAATTGCTGGCAGGGTCAACGGGCTACGATATTGTGGTGCCGACTGGTACATTCCTGCAGCGACAGATTCAGGCTGGCGTTTTCCAGAAGCTCGATAAGTCGAAACTGCCCAATCTGAAAAACATGTGGGATGTCGTATCCGAGCGCACAGCGGCTTATGATCCGGGCAACGAATATTCCATCAACTATCTGTGGGGCACCACTGGCGTCGGTTTTAATGTCGCTGCCGCCAAGGAACGCATGGGCGATGTACCGCTCAACACATGGGACATGATCTTCAAACCGGAAAATGCAGCAAAATTTGCAGATTGCGGGATCTATGTGCTGGATGCGCCGACGGAAGTAATCCCGCTCACCCTGATGTATATGGGCAAGGATCCTAACAGCCACGATAAGGACGACATTGCTGCGGCCGAAGAGTTGCTCCTGTCGATACGCCCTTACGTGCAGAAATTCCATTCCTCGGAATATATCAACGCTCTGGCCAATGGCGATATCTGTCTGGCGATCGGCTGGTCTGGCGACGTCTTTCAGGCGCGCGACCGCGCAGCGGAAGCGGGTAATGGCGTCGAAGTGAACTACATCATCCCCAAGGAAGGGGCTCAGATGTGGTTTGACCAGATGGCAATCCCTGCCGATGCCAAGAATGTTGAAGAGGCACACATATTCCTCGACTACATCATGCGTCCGGAAGTGATCGCCAAGGCATCGAACTATGTGGTCTATGCTAATGGTAACTTTGCTTCGCAGAAGCTGCTTGATGAGGAGGTGATAAACGATCCTGCTGTTTATCCTGATGAGGAGACGACGGCCAAGCTGTTCGTGCACTTGCCATATCCTCCGAAAATCCAGCGCATTGTCACGCGCGCCTGGACCAAGGTGAAGTCGGGGCAATAG
- a CDS encoding GntR family transcriptional regulator, with the protein MDKDNSEIFQSAPDREDGIDSKPLTAHERIYQALRERLLFGGFLPGKAVTLRGLADYLEVSPMPVRDAVRRLTAEGALESHGNRRVSIPDMTDKKYQEINLTRSLLEPELAVMALPHVQDDDIKRLITIDDEIDICLENGDVEGYMRGNHAFHFALYDIAKSDVIARLVESVWMQFGPFMRLVYGRHGTANLIDQHKQAIEALQARDSLALRTAISEDVRQGMLLISDQR; encoded by the coding sequence ATGGACAAGGATAACTCAGAGATATTTCAATCAGCGCCAGACAGAGAGGACGGTATCGATTCCAAACCTCTCACTGCGCATGAGCGCATTTATCAGGCATTGCGTGAGCGTTTGCTTTTTGGCGGCTTCCTGCCAGGCAAAGCAGTCACCTTGCGTGGACTTGCCGACTATCTCGAAGTTTCCCCCATGCCGGTGCGCGACGCTGTGCGACGGCTCACGGCAGAAGGCGCACTTGAGAGTCATGGCAATCGCCGTGTCTCCATCCCCGATATGACGGACAAGAAATATCAGGAAATCAACTTAACAAGATCGCTGCTAGAACCAGAACTGGCCGTTATGGCTCTTCCTCACGTACAAGATGACGATATCAAGCGTTTGATCACGATTGATGACGAGATCGATATTTGCCTTGAGAATGGCGATGTGGAAGGCTATATGCGGGGCAATCACGCCTTTCATTTTGCTCTTTACGACATCGCAAAGTCAGACGTAATCGCCAGACTGGTGGAAAGCGTCTGGATGCAATTTGGCCCATTCATGCGCCTTGTTTATGGACGGCACGGAACTGCGAATCTGATCGATCAGCACAAACAGGCGATTGAAGCATTACAGGCCCGAGACAGCCTGGCACTACGCACCGCCATCTCCGAAGACGTACGACAGGGCATGCTGCTCATCAGCGACCAGCGCTAA
- a CDS encoding glutamine synthetase family protein produces the protein MTNSKDSITQEIAAASTNISDRDSPIPRKAEEVRQWMRDRHIDEVECVVPDIVGIARGKAMPASKFSGLNPTYLPTSIFFQTITGTYIEMEDRQDFMMERDIQLVPDLSTVRAVPWANDPTVQVIHDLFTLDGNPVELAPRNVLRRVIGGFEAMGWKAVVAPELEFYLTKRNSDPDYPLEPPIGRSGRQSVGRQAYSIAAVDEYDQIIEDIYDFAEAQGLEIDTVIQEGGAGQLEINLIHGNPLDLADQIFVFKRLIREAAFRHDCYATFMAKPMDNEPGSAMHIHQSVIDAKTGANVFSDADGEPSELFYQFLGGQQKYLPDVMSILAPYVNSYRRLLAGDSAPINLEWSIDNRSVGLRIPNSDPKNRRIENRLVGADTNPYLAIAASLACGLLGIINKDKPKPQLQHHAHHMPFTLPRSVHHSLGRLEKNEQLHDLLGPDFVRIYSQIKLHESEEFNQVISPWEREYLLLTV, from the coding sequence ATGACCAATTCAAAAGACTCAATAACGCAAGAAATAGCTGCAGCTTCCACAAACATTTCTGACAGAGACAGCCCGATCCCTCGAAAAGCGGAAGAAGTGCGTCAATGGATGCGCGACCGCCATATCGATGAGGTGGAATGCGTTGTGCCCGATATCGTCGGCATTGCACGCGGCAAGGCGATGCCCGCCTCCAAATTTTCGGGGCTCAACCCTACTTATCTGCCAACCTCCATTTTCTTCCAGACCATCACTGGCACCTATATTGAAATGGAAGACCGGCAGGATTTCATGATGGAACGCGATATCCAGCTGGTACCGGACCTTTCCACCGTGAGAGCCGTTCCTTGGGCAAATGATCCGACGGTTCAGGTCATCCACGACCTGTTCACTCTGGACGGCAACCCTGTTGAACTGGCTCCGCGCAATGTGCTGCGTCGGGTGATTGGCGGCTTTGAGGCGATGGGCTGGAAAGCCGTGGTCGCGCCAGAGCTTGAATTCTATCTCACAAAACGCAACTCGGACCCGGATTACCCGCTGGAGCCACCGATCGGTCGCTCAGGGCGCCAATCTGTGGGACGGCAGGCCTATTCCATCGCCGCGGTCGATGAATATGACCAGATCATCGAGGATATTTATGATTTTGCCGAAGCGCAGGGCCTCGAAATTGACACTGTTATTCAGGAAGGCGGTGCCGGTCAGCTGGAAATCAACCTCATTCATGGCAATCCGCTGGATCTGGCGGATCAGATTTTCGTTTTCAAACGTCTGATCCGTGAAGCAGCCTTCCGACATGATTGCTACGCCACATTCATGGCCAAACCGATGGATAACGAACCCGGCAGCGCCATGCACATCCATCAAAGTGTCATTGATGCCAAAACCGGAGCGAATGTCTTCTCTGATGCTGATGGCGAGCCCAGCGAGCTATTCTATCAATTCCTCGGCGGGCAGCAGAAATATCTGCCTGACGTGATGAGTATTCTGGCGCCTTATGTGAACAGCTACCGACGCCTCTTGGCCGGAGACTCTGCGCCGATCAATCTGGAATGGTCCATCGACAACCGATCCGTTGGCTTGAGAATTCCAAACTCCGATCCGAAAAACAGACGCATTGAAAACCGGCTGGTCGGTGCAGATACAAACCCGTATCTGGCCATCGCCGCCAGTCTGGCCTGTGGTCTTTTGGGCATAATCAACAAGGACAAGCCCAAGCCGCAATTGCAGCACCATGCTCACCACATGCCGTTTACTCTGCCGCGCTCGGTGCATCACTCGCTGGGACGGCTTGAGAAGAACGAACAGCTACATGATTTGCTAGGACCGGATTTCGTCAGGATCTACAGCCAGATCAAATTGCATGAATCCGAAGAATTCAATCAGGTCATCAGCCCTTGGGAAAGAGAATATCTGCTTCTGACTGTCTGA
- a CDS encoding aspartate aminotransferase family protein, with product MNFMANQLPTEELQKLDAAHHLHPFTDSKQLNEKGARIITRAEGVYLYDSDGNRLLDGMAGLWCVNVGYGRKEITEAAMRQMEQLPYYNTFFQTSHPPVVALAEKLASIAPDHINHVFFANSGSEANDTVVRMVRHYWASMGKPDKKVIIARKNGYHGSTVAAASLGGMKGMHAQGGLPIPDITHIDQPYWYGEGGDMDPAEFGLMRARALEEEIDRIGEDKVAAFIAEPIQGAGGVVIPPDSYWPEIQRICDEREILLIADEVICGFGRTGNWFGTNTYNIKPDLMPIAKGLSSGYLPIAGVLVSDRVAEGFIENAGEFTHGYTYSGHPVSCAAALANLEIMEREQLIEGVRERAAPYLAEKWKRFSDHPLIGEARSKGLVAALEMTPDKAARAPFAAGKGTAGLICREHCFNNGLVMRHVGDTMIISPPLIISNSEIDELVSKAEKCIDLTLADLKARGLYK from the coding sequence ATGAATTTCATGGCCAATCAGCTTCCGACTGAAGAGCTGCAGAAATTGGATGCAGCCCATCATTTGCATCCTTTTACAGATTCCAAGCAGCTCAATGAAAAAGGTGCTCGCATCATCACCCGCGCTGAAGGCGTTTATCTTTATGATAGTGATGGCAACCGCCTGCTCGATGGCATGGCCGGACTATGGTGCGTCAATGTCGGCTATGGCCGCAAGGAGATCACGGAAGCGGCCATGCGGCAGATGGAACAGCTGCCCTACTACAACACTTTTTTCCAGACGTCCCATCCGCCAGTGGTGGCACTTGCTGAAAAGCTGGCGTCCATTGCACCTGATCATATCAATCATGTCTTCTTTGCCAATTCCGGCTCGGAGGCCAATGACACCGTCGTACGCATGGTGCGTCACTATTGGGCGAGCATGGGCAAGCCGGACAAGAAAGTGATTATCGCGCGCAAGAACGGCTATCACGGTTCGACTGTGGCTGCGGCTTCGCTGGGCGGCATGAAAGGCATGCATGCCCAAGGTGGTCTACCAATTCCGGACATCACCCATATTGACCAGCCCTATTGGTATGGCGAAGGCGGCGATATGGATCCGGCTGAATTCGGCCTCATGCGCGCTCGCGCTCTGGAGGAGGAAATCGATCGGATTGGCGAGGACAAGGTTGCCGCTTTCATTGCCGAACCCATTCAGGGTGCTGGCGGAGTAGTCATCCCGCCGGACAGCTACTGGCCGGAAATCCAGCGCATTTGCGATGAAAGGGAAATCCTTCTCATCGCGGACGAAGTGATTTGCGGTTTTGGCCGCACTGGCAACTGGTTCGGAACCAACACCTACAATATCAAACCAGACCTGATGCCGATTGCCAAGGGCTTGTCTTCAGGGTATCTGCCGATTGCCGGCGTCCTCGTCTCGGACCGTGTGGCCGAAGGCTTCATCGAAAATGCCGGCGAGTTTACCCATGGCTACACCTATTCGGGCCATCCGGTTTCCTGTGCTGCCGCATTGGCCAATCTTGAAATCATGGAGAGAGAACAGCTCATTGAGGGCGTGCGCGAAAGAGCCGCCCCCTATCTGGCTGAAAAATGGAAACGGTTCTCCGATCATCCCTTGATCGGGGAAGCGCGCTCGAAAGGGCTGGTTGCCGCTCTTGAAATGACGCCGGACAAGGCTGCGCGTGCACCATTTGCTGCAGGCAAGGGCACTGCCGGGCTCATCTGTCGGGAGCATTGCTTCAACAACGGGCTGGTGATGCGCCATGTCGGTGACACTATGATCATTTCCCCGCCACTGATCATCTCCAATAGCGAAATTGACGAGTTGGTGAGCAAGGCCGAAAAATGTATCGACCTGACGCTCGCCGATCTCAAGGCCCGCGGTTTATATAAATAA
- a CDS encoding FAD-binding oxidoreductase, with the protein MSLSSPEGGFLHGNDKQGTYPDSYYTATANPHDSFPSLQGEQLCDVCVIGGGYAGLSSALHLSQQGYKVILLEAHRVGWGASGRNGGQVCTGQRLEQDALEKMVGTAQARLLWNIAVDGIQMVKDLITDHGINCDLKPGTLHVDHKPHYADESKAYVDKLNQEYGYKHIRYVSKADVEEMLGSKAYYGGMVDMFAAHLHPLNYALGLGEVVRKAGTAIFENSEVKSIEKGDTVTIKCTEGHVKAKHLIIACNGYIENLVPKVASRVMPMNNYILATEPLGDDLARELIRDDFGVADSKFVINYYRLSADKRMLFGGGETYSFKFPQDIKSFVRKPMLEIYPQLKDVRIDYGWGGTLGITVNRMPYFAKLDKNIINASGFSGHGVAIATIAGKLVAELIDGQASRFDAMEKVPTYPFPGGRHLRHALLVMAMLYYKTRDRIGTPA; encoded by the coding sequence ATGAGTTTGAGCAGCCCCGAAGGTGGTTTTCTGCATGGCAATGACAAGCAGGGAACGTATCCTGACAGCTATTATACTGCTACGGCAAATCCCCATGACTCGTTCCCCTCACTTCAAGGCGAACAGCTCTGTGATGTTTGCGTTATTGGCGGCGGCTATGCGGGACTTTCCTCAGCCTTACATTTGAGCCAGCAGGGATACAAGGTCATCTTGCTTGAAGCCCATCGGGTCGGCTGGGGGGCTTCAGGGCGCAACGGCGGGCAGGTCTGCACCGGGCAACGGTTGGAGCAAGACGCGCTGGAAAAGATGGTCGGCACCGCGCAGGCCCGTCTTCTTTGGAATATTGCGGTTGACGGCATCCAGATGGTCAAGGATCTTATCACCGATCACGGTATCAACTGCGACCTCAAGCCTGGCACCCTGCATGTCGACCACAAACCCCATTATGCTGATGAATCCAAGGCCTATGTCGACAAGCTCAATCAGGAATATGGCTATAAGCATATTCGCTATGTAAGCAAAGCCGATGTGGAAGAGATGCTCGGCTCGAAAGCCTATTATGGCGGCATGGTGGACATGTTCGCAGCTCATCTCCACCCGCTCAATTATGCTCTGGGACTCGGCGAAGTCGTTCGCAAGGCTGGCACGGCAATCTTTGAGAATAGCGAAGTCAAAAGCATCGAAAAGGGCGATACAGTCACTATCAAATGCACGGAAGGCCATGTCAAAGCCAAGCATTTGATCATCGCCTGCAACGGCTACATAGAGAATCTGGTGCCCAAAGTGGCCTCTCGCGTAATGCCGATGAACAATTATATTCTCGCAACAGAGCCGTTGGGAGATGATTTGGCCCGCGAATTGATCCGCGATGACTTCGGCGTTGCTGACAGCAAGTTCGTCATCAACTATTACCGTCTTTCAGCGGACAAGCGCATGCTGTTTGGTGGCGGCGAGACCTACAGTTTCAAATTCCCTCAGGACATCAAATCCTTCGTGCGCAAGCCGATGCTGGAGATCTATCCGCAATTGAAAGACGTGCGCATTGATTATGGCTGGGGCGGCACTCTGGGCATCACGGTCAATCGCATGCCCTATTTTGCCAAGTTGGACAAGAATATCATCAATGCCAGCGGCTTTTCAGGCCACGGCGTGGCGATTGCCACCATCGCCGGCAAGCTGGTGGCCGAATTGATCGACGGGCAGGCCAGCCGTTTTGACGCCATGGAAAAGGTGCCCACCTATCCATTTCCCGGCGGGCGCCATTTGCGCCATGCGCTTCTGGTCATGGCAATGCTCTATTACAAGACAAGAGACCGCATCGGCACGCCAGCCTAG
- a CDS encoding aldehyde dehydrogenase family protein → MLDKRKFFIGGRWVDPISATDLDVINPATEEVIAVISMGSEADADAAVKAASAAFPSFSQTSKAERIELLENILAVYKDRYDEMAETITAEMGSPCTLSQDAQAAVGVGHLQGFIDALKGYEFESTCCGDIILREPIGVCGLITPWNWPMNQMVLKIAPALATGCTMVLKPSELTPLSAMLYAGILHEAGVPAGVFNLVNGEGPVVGAALSRHKDVQMMSFTGSTRGGVAVTKDAAETVKRVALELGGKSPNIVFADVEDLEKSVTRGARQVFNNTGQSCNAPTRMLVEKSVYEQAMQIAKAAAEATQVGDPTEEGRHIGPLVSQMQYEKVQALIQKGIDEGATLLAGGTGKPEGRNVGYFCKPTVFGNATNEMTIAKEEIFGPVLTMIPFEGEEEAIAIANDTPYGLAAYIDTGDEARGLRVAKALRAGMVRLNGTDINWGSPFGGYKMSGLGREGGHFGMEDFLEIKAISRP, encoded by the coding sequence ATGTTGGACAAACGTAAATTCTTCATCGGAGGTCGCTGGGTCGATCCGATTTCGGCAACGGATCTTGATGTCATCAATCCGGCAACCGAAGAGGTCATCGCTGTCATTTCCATGGGCAGCGAGGCCGACGCCGACGCCGCGGTGAAGGCGGCGAGCGCAGCTTTTCCGAGCTTTTCCCAAACCAGCAAGGCAGAGCGCATCGAACTTTTGGAAAACATTCTGGCCGTTTACAAAGACCGCTACGATGAAATGGCCGAGACAATCACTGCCGAAATGGGCTCTCCATGCACGCTGTCTCAGGATGCTCAGGCAGCCGTTGGCGTGGGGCATCTGCAAGGCTTCATTGATGCGCTGAAGGGCTATGAGTTCGAGAGCACTTGCTGTGGAGACATCATTCTGCGTGAGCCGATCGGGGTTTGTGGTCTGATCACTCCGTGGAACTGGCCAATGAACCAGATGGTTCTCAAGATCGCTCCGGCGCTTGCCACTGGTTGTACGATGGTTCTGAAACCGTCTGAACTGACGCCACTTTCAGCAATGCTTTATGCAGGCATTCTGCACGAAGCCGGAGTGCCCGCCGGTGTGTTCAATCTGGTGAACGGGGAGGGGCCTGTGGTTGGTGCTGCCCTTTCCCGCCACAAGGATGTGCAGATGATGTCCTTTACCGGCTCCACCCGTGGTGGCGTGGCCGTGACCAAGGATGCAGCGGAAACCGTCAAGCGCGTGGCCCTTGAGCTGGGTGGCAAGAGCCCCAATATTGTCTTTGCCGATGTGGAGGATCTTGAAAAATCCGTAACCCGAGGCGCACGGCAGGTTTTCAATAACACCGGTCAGTCCTGCAACGCCCCGACCCGCATGTTGGTTGAGAAAAGCGTCTATGAGCAAGCGATGCAAATCGCCAAAGCTGCCGCTGAAGCAACCCAGGTGGGAGATCCGACAGAGGAAGGCCGCCACATCGGACCGCTGGTCAGCCAGATGCAATATGAAAAGGTGCAGGCCCTCATTCAGAAAGGAATTGATGAAGGCGCAACGCTGCTTGCTGGCGGAACCGGCAAGCCGGAGGGGCGCAATGTCGGCTACTTCTGCAAGCCAACAGTTTTTGGCAATGCAACCAACGAGATGACCATCGCAAAGGAAGAGATTTTCGGCCCCGTTCTGACCATGATCCCCTTCGAAGGAGAGGAAGAGGCCATCGCCATAGCCAACGACACGCCCTATGGCCTTGCGGCCTATATCGACACAGGCGATGAGGCTCGCGGCTTGCGGGTGGCCAAGGCGCTCCGCGCTGGCATGGTGCGGCTCAATGGCACGGATATCAATTGGGGAAGCCCGTTCGGAGGCTACAAGATGAGCGGTTTAGGGCGCGAAGGCGGCCACTTCGGCATGGAGGATTTCCTCGAAATCAAGGCCATCTCGCGCCCGTAA
- a CDS encoding gamma-glutamyl-gamma-aminobutyrate hydrolase family protein (Members of this family of hydrolases with an active site Cys residue belong to MEROPS family C26.) has translation MTDTFTLGILETGRPPETLAQKFPSYAQMFAQMVGATAPAHWQYEYFVPLDGELPPSPDACNAWLITGSKFGAYEDYPWIHALKDFIRDAYAAGVPMVGICFGHQILAEALGGKVMKSEKGWGVGRQTYHWSSDKPDWLGKTELSKRDDFSILAFHQDQVVEVPPEARVIATSDFCNVAALAYADQVLSFQGHPEFNADFVADLIEDRREVVLGDAVAANASASLKTPIDRSAIGEGIVEFLKSREAAWMKSKVAKA, from the coding sequence ATGACTGACACCTTCACACTGGGCATTCTGGAAACCGGACGCCCTCCTGAGACACTGGCGCAAAAATTCCCATCCTACGCACAAATGTTTGCCCAGATGGTTGGCGCAACAGCGCCTGCCCATTGGCAATATGAATATTTCGTTCCACTGGATGGCGAGTTGCCGCCAAGCCCGGATGCCTGCAATGCCTGGCTTATCACGGGCTCCAAATTTGGTGCCTATGAAGACTATCCATGGATTCATGCGCTCAAGGATTTCATTCGTGATGCCTATGCTGCGGGCGTGCCGATGGTCGGCATCTGCTTTGGTCATCAGATTCTGGCCGAGGCACTGGGCGGCAAGGTCATGAAGTCCGAAAAAGGGTGGGGCGTTGGCCGTCAGACCTATCATTGGAGCAGCGATAAACCGGACTGGTTGGGAAAAACCGAACTTTCCAAGCGAGACGATTTCTCCATTCTTGCCTTTCATCAGGATCAGGTGGTCGAGGTGCCGCCAGAAGCGCGAGTCATTGCAACAAGTGATTTTTGCAATGTTGCTGCGCTCGCCTATGCCGATCAGGTCCTGTCTTTTCAGGGGCATCCGGAATTCAATGCCGATTTTGTTGCAGATTTGATCGAAGATAGACGAGAGGTCGTTCTGGGAGACGCCGTTGCAGCCAATGCGTCGGCATCGCTCAAGACGCCAATTGACCGTTCCGCAATCGGTGAAGGAATTGTCGAATTTCTTAAGTCGCGAGAAGCGGCATGGATGAAAAGCAAGGTCGCCAAAGCCTGA